A genomic stretch from Candidatus Kryptoniota bacterium includes:
- a CDS encoding slipin family protein, whose protein sequence is MRKSSSFAVLVFIIIFGIGLGLAFAMYSVTASTLSTWIGVIAFVIALVVSLAIKVADQWDKAVILRLGKFRSLNGPGLFFIIPIIDAIAYWIDTRVITTGFK, encoded by the coding sequence ATGAGAAAGAGCAGCTCTTTTGCAGTATTGGTCTTCATTATAATTTTTGGCATTGGTTTAGGATTAGCATTTGCTATGTATAGTGTCACAGCTAGCACTTTAAGCACATGGATTGGAGTCATTGCCTTTGTTATCGCACTCGTTGTTTCTCTCGCAATTAAAGTCGCCGATCAGTGGGACAAGGCGGTGATATTGCGGTTAGGCAAGTTCCGCTCCCTCAACGGCCCGGGTCTGTTTTTCATTATCCCAATCATTGACGCAATAGCTTACTGGATTGATACCCGCGTCATTACGACCGGTTTCAAG
- the pgm gene encoding phosphoglucomutase (alpha-D-glucose-1,6-bisphosphate-dependent), translated as MKVSPYAGKPAEPAMLVNVSKLVTAYYTEVPDPSVPAQRVAFGTSGHRGSSFDKLFNEWHILAISQAICLYRNRQKIDGPLFLGIDTHALSEPALASALEVLAANHVEVMIAEKDEYTPTPVISHAILTYNRGRKTGLADGIVITPSHNPPHDGGFKYNPPNGGPAESGVTDWIEAKSNEFLERDLLHVKRIPFEKALRAGTTHRHNYLDAYVSDLGNVIDMNIIRSAKISMGVDPLGGAGVHYWGPIAERYGLNLTVVNEAVDPTFRFMTVDWDGQIRMDPSSPYAMQRLIGLKDRFAIAFACDTDHDRHGIVTKSTGLLPPNHYLSAAIFYLFQHRPKWSKESAVGKTVVSSQMIDRVTAKLGRKLYEVPVGFKWFVDGLLDGSLGFGGEESAGASFARLNGSVWTTDKDGIVPALLAAEITARMGRDPGEIYHELTREFGEPAYDRVDAPATPDQKELLAKLSPQQVKLAELAGEKIQTVLTHAPGNGAPIGGLKVMTESGWFAARPSGTENIYKIYAESFQGADHLHRILEEAQSLVNDALRMGSDAPFSSEEKR; from the coding sequence ATGAAAGTAAGTCCTTATGCAGGAAAGCCAGCCGAACCAGCAATGCTGGTTAACGTGTCCAAACTCGTCACGGCATATTATACCGAGGTGCCTGATCCGTCGGTGCCGGCGCAACGGGTTGCGTTCGGCACATCAGGGCATCGTGGCTCATCCTTCGACAAATTATTCAACGAATGGCATATTCTCGCCATCAGTCAGGCCATTTGCCTCTACCGCAATCGGCAGAAAATTGATGGCCCTCTGTTTCTCGGCATTGATACACATGCGTTGTCTGAGCCTGCTCTTGCCAGTGCTCTTGAAGTGCTGGCGGCAAATCATGTAGAGGTCATGATTGCGGAGAAAGATGAATATACGCCGACGCCGGTAATTTCTCACGCGATTCTAACGTACAACCGCGGGCGCAAGACAGGACTCGCCGACGGCATAGTGATCACGCCTTCGCATAATCCGCCTCACGACGGAGGGTTTAAATATAATCCACCAAACGGCGGGCCGGCGGAATCCGGCGTCACCGATTGGATCGAAGCGAAGTCGAATGAATTTCTTGAGAGAGACCTTCTGCATGTAAAAAGAATTCCTTTCGAGAAGGCCCTTCGCGCTGGCACGACGCACCGGCATAATTACCTCGATGCCTATGTGAGTGATCTCGGTAATGTGATCGACATGAACATCATTCGTAGCGCTAAGATTAGTATGGGGGTGGATCCGCTCGGCGGTGCGGGCGTCCACTACTGGGGGCCGATTGCAGAGCGATATGGGTTGAACCTGACAGTTGTCAACGAGGCAGTCGATCCAACCTTCCGTTTCATGACTGTGGATTGGGACGGCCAGATCCGCATGGACCCATCCTCGCCCTATGCAATGCAGAGGTTAATCGGCCTGAAGGACCGCTTCGCTATCGCTTTTGCCTGCGACACTGACCACGACCGGCACGGGATTGTTACCAAGAGTACGGGATTACTGCCGCCCAACCATTACCTTTCCGCCGCCATCTTCTACCTCTTCCAACACCGGCCGAAGTGGAGCAAGGAATCAGCGGTGGGCAAAACGGTGGTGAGCAGCCAGATGATTGATCGCGTCACCGCGAAGCTTGGCCGGAAGCTCTACGAGGTGCCGGTCGGCTTCAAGTGGTTCGTAGATGGATTGCTCGACGGCTCGCTTGGCTTCGGTGGCGAAGAGAGCGCAGGGGCTTCCTTTGCCCGTCTGAACGGCAGCGTTTGGACGACAGACAAAGATGGTATTGTCCCGGCTTTACTGGCGGCAGAGATCACAGCCCGGATGGGCCGCGATCCCGGTGAAATCTACCACGAACTCACGCGCGAGTTCGGTGAGCCTGCATACGACCGCGTTGACGCACCGGCCACTCCGGATCAAAAGGAACTGTTGGCGAAACTCTCACCCCAGCAGGTCAAGCTCGCCGAGCTGGCGGGCGAAAAAATCCAGACCGTCCTCACCCACGCCCCGGGAAACGGAGCCCCCATCGGTGGGTTGAAAGTGATGACCGAAAGCGGATGGTTCGCGGCGCGTCCGTCAGGGACCGAGAATATCTACAAGATTTATGCGGAGAGCTTCCAGGGAGCAGATCATCTGCACCGCATCTTGGAGGAAGCTCAGAGTCTTGTGAACGATGCTCTTAGAATGGGATCCGACGCGCCATTTTCTTCGGAGGAAAAACGATGA
- the tal gene encoding transaldolase — protein sequence MNDNPLKELGTLGQSIWLDYIRRDLITSGKLRRLITDDGLRGMTSNRSIFEKAIAESNIYDKDISAMALKKEDVKAIYEALSQHDVQNAADEFRSVYDKTDGKDGYVSLEVNPHLAHDTKGTIEEAHRLWAALNRLNVLIKVPATYDGLDAIQQLISEGINVNVTLLFGLPRYRQVVEAYIAGLEARVALGKPVKCIASVASFFLSRIDTLVDPLVEKFLEPGGKKTEIAKKVHGQVAISSAKAAYQIYKEIFGSNRFKKLADKGARVQRLLWASTSTKNPAYSDIKYIEELIGPDTVNTIPLETIDAYRDHGDPKFRLSQDVKGADWIMAQLPELGISIDKVTQQLEDEGVKKFDAPFDKLIATLTKKSAE from the coding sequence ATGAACGACAATCCTTTGAAAGAATTGGGAACTCTCGGCCAGTCAATTTGGCTCGACTATATCCGACGTGATCTGATCACCAGCGGCAAACTTCGGCGTTTGATCACGGATGATGGACTGCGGGGGATGACCTCGAATCGATCCATCTTCGAGAAGGCGATAGCGGAAAGCAATATTTACGACAAGGACATTTCTGCCATGGCCCTCAAGAAAGAAGATGTTAAAGCAATCTACGAAGCTCTAAGTCAGCACGATGTACAAAATGCTGCTGACGAGTTCAGGTCTGTGTATGATAAGACCGACGGCAAGGATGGATATGTCAGCCTGGAGGTTAATCCCCATCTGGCGCATGACACCAAAGGTACAATTGAGGAAGCCCATCGATTGTGGGCTGCACTGAACCGACTAAACGTTTTAATCAAAGTCCCGGCGACGTATGATGGTCTGGATGCTATTCAGCAACTCATCAGCGAAGGAATCAACGTGAACGTGACGCTGCTCTTTGGGTTGCCTCGTTATCGGCAGGTTGTGGAAGCCTACATTGCAGGTCTCGAAGCGCGCGTAGCTCTAGGGAAGCCAGTCAAATGCATAGCTTCTGTGGCCAGCTTTTTTTTAAGTCGCATCGATACTTTGGTGGATCCGCTGGTAGAGAAATTCCTTGAGCCAGGCGGCAAGAAGACGGAGATTGCGAAGAAGGTACATGGACAAGTGGCCATCTCGAGTGCTAAGGCGGCATATCAAATCTACAAGGAGATTTTCGGCAGTAATAGATTTAAGAAACTGGCTGATAAGGGCGCTCGAGTACAGCGGCTGCTCTGGGCCAGCACAAGCACCAAGAACCCTGCCTACAGCGATATAAAATACATTGAAGAGCTAATCGGCCCGGACACCGTAAATACGATTCCGCTTGAAACCATCGACGCCTACCGCGACCACGGCGATCCGAAATTCCGCCTCAGCCAGGATGTCAAAGGAGCCGACTGGATAATGGCACAATTGCCGGAACTCGGGATCAGCATCGACAAGGTGACGCAACAGCTTGAAGACGAAGGCGTCAAGAAATTCGACGCGCCATTCGACAAGCTGATAGCAACCTTAACAAAAAAGTCAGCAGAGTAA
- the glgP gene encoding alpha-glucan family phosphorylase, with protein MNTHSRTDRPVREFLPADIDGFNSLAELALNMRWSWNHATDEVWRQLDPELWEITHNPWVVLQTVSRDKLQHVLADPVFRKNVDGLVQTRRRVLEAPAWFQQNHSQGSLTCAAYFSMEFMLSEALPIYSGGLGNVAGDQLKAASDLGLPVVGIGLLYQQGYFRQVIDKDGAQEAIYPYNDPGQLPITPLRQPNGEWLRLEIALPGYSVWLRAWQVQVGRAKLYLLDSNDAANYPAHRGITSELYGGGPELRLKQEILLGIGGWRLLGALGIQPEVCHLNEGHAAFAILERARSFMEETGQPFEVALAVTRAGNLFTTHTAVAAGFDRFAPALIEQYVGGYADQKLGITIRDLLALGRQHPSDSSESFNMAYLAIRGSGAANGVSRLHGKVSRQLFEPLFPHWPADEVPVGHVTNGVHMPTWDSAAADELWTEACGKDRWLGTMETMEHDIRRVSDDRLWKFRTAASKSLVEYARERLSRQLTASGASPKAVDEAKNLFDPNVLTLGFARRFATYKRPNLLLHDRERLLRLLTNSQCPVQLILAGKAHPADQAGQALIQEWINFIRQPETRPHVIFLSDYDMLLTEHLVQGVDVWINTPRRPWEASGTSGMKVLVNGGINLSELDGWWAEAYTPEVGWALGDGREHGDDPAWDAVEANALYDLLEREVIPEFYTRDAKGIPTAWVKRMRESMARLTPQFSANRTVREYTDEHYLPAATAYRERAADKGAYGKQMVDWKHSLEQKWDMVHFGEVKVETHGDQHVFDVQVYLNDLDPRDVCIELYANGVNGGDPVHQEMKRVRELAGSSGGYVYSASVSAARPPSDYTARVIPHRDGVAVPLEDARILWQR; from the coding sequence ATGAACACTCATTCACGCACCGACAGGCCGGTCAGGGAGTTTTTGCCCGCCGATATCGATGGTTTTAATTCCCTTGCCGAGCTGGCATTGAATATGCGCTGGTCGTGGAATCATGCTACCGACGAAGTGTGGCGGCAGCTTGATCCAGAACTATGGGAAATCACACATAACCCCTGGGTTGTTCTGCAGACGGTCTCGCGGGACAAACTCCAGCATGTGTTAGCCGATCCCGTTTTCCGCAAAAACGTTGACGGCCTGGTACAGACCAGACGGCGGGTGCTGGAGGCACCCGCGTGGTTTCAGCAGAATCATTCGCAGGGTTCCCTGACCTGCGCCGCTTATTTCAGCATGGAATTCATGTTGAGCGAAGCGCTGCCGATCTATTCCGGAGGACTTGGTAATGTTGCTGGCGATCAGCTCAAGGCCGCCAGCGATCTGGGCTTGCCGGTGGTCGGCATAGGACTGCTGTACCAGCAAGGATATTTCCGTCAGGTGATCGACAAGGACGGGGCACAAGAGGCAATTTATCCTTATAACGACCCCGGACAGTTGCCGATCACGCCTTTGCGTCAACCGAATGGCGAGTGGTTGCGGTTGGAAATCGCTTTACCTGGCTACTCGGTTTGGCTTCGAGCATGGCAGGTTCAGGTCGGCAGAGCAAAGCTCTACTTGCTGGATAGCAATGATGCAGCGAATTATCCCGCGCATCGTGGCATTACCAGCGAGCTCTATGGTGGTGGACCGGAGCTCCGTCTCAAGCAAGAAATTCTGCTCGGGATCGGAGGATGGCGACTGCTTGGTGCGCTTGGCATCCAACCGGAAGTCTGTCATTTAAATGAAGGGCATGCTGCTTTCGCTATCCTGGAGCGGGCCAGAAGTTTCATGGAAGAGACCGGCCAGCCTTTCGAAGTCGCGTTGGCCGTCACTCGAGCGGGAAACCTCTTCACCACCCACACGGCAGTGGCCGCCGGCTTTGATCGTTTCGCCCCGGCTCTTATCGAGCAATACGTCGGTGGATATGCCGACCAGAAACTCGGTATCACAATCCGCGATTTGCTGGCACTCGGCCGCCAGCACCCAAGCGATTCCTCCGAGAGTTTCAACATGGCTTATCTGGCAATCCGCGGCAGCGGAGCGGCCAATGGTGTAAGTCGCCTGCATGGAAAAGTCAGCCGGCAACTCTTTGAGCCTCTTTTTCCGCATTGGCCAGCTGATGAAGTGCCTGTTGGACATGTGACCAACGGAGTCCACATGCCGACTTGGGACTCCGCCGCTGCGGACGAACTTTGGACGGAAGCTTGTGGAAAAGACCGCTGGCTGGGAACAATGGAAACCATGGAGCACGATATTCGCCGCGTCTCTGATGACAGGCTCTGGAAATTTCGCACTGCCGCCAGCAAATCTCTCGTTGAATACGCACGGGAACGATTGTCCCGGCAACTGACTGCCTCCGGTGCGTCACCCAAGGCGGTTGATGAGGCGAAGAATCTGTTTGATCCCAACGTGCTGACGCTCGGCTTTGCGCGCCGCTTCGCGACCTACAAGAGACCGAACCTGCTGCTGCACGACCGGGAACGCTTGCTTCGTCTATTGACCAATTCCCAGTGCCCAGTGCAACTCATCCTTGCCGGCAAGGCTCATCCGGCAGATCAGGCTGGTCAGGCACTGATTCAGGAATGGATAAATTTCATCCGTCAGCCGGAGACCCGGCCACACGTCATCTTCCTGAGCGACTACGACATGCTGTTAACGGAACACCTAGTGCAGGGTGTGGACGTCTGGATCAACACGCCACGGCGACCATGGGAGGCGAGCGGAACGAGCGGCATGAAGGTGCTCGTCAATGGAGGCATCAATCTCTCAGAATTGGACGGCTGGTGGGCGGAAGCCTACACCCCTGAAGTGGGATGGGCATTGGGAGACGGTCGCGAGCATGGCGATGATCCCGCCTGGGACGCTGTTGAAGCCAACGCACTCTATGACCTGCTCGAGCGGGAGGTTATCCCAGAGTTTTATACACGTGACGCGAAGGGGATTCCCACTGCATGGGTCAAACGAATGCGGGAAAGCATGGCGCGATTGACGCCACAATTCTCTGCTAACCGCACGGTGCGTGAATACACCGACGAACATTACCTCCCGGCTGCCACCGCCTACCGTGAGCGCGCTGCCGATAAAGGTGCATACGGGAAGCAAATGGTCGATTGGAAGCACAGCTTGGAACAGAAATGGGACATGGTACACTTCGGCGAAGTGAAAGTCGAAACTCACGGCGACCAGCACGTCTTCGATGTTCAAGTCTATCTCAATGACCTCGATCCTAGGGATGTGTGTATAGAGCTTTATGCCAATGGCGTTAACGGTGGAGATCCGGTGCACCAGGAGATGAAGCGCGTTCGCGAATTAGCTGGCTCGTCGGGCGGCTACGTTTATAGCGCGTCTGTGTCTGCGGCACGCCCGCCATCAGATTATACGGCGCGAGTGATACCACACCGCGATGGTGTTGCGGTCCCGCTTGAAGACGCACGAATCCTGTGGCAACGGTGA
- a CDS encoding HEAT repeat domain-containing protein, translating to MSKQEWTGTKLESLMNMLASKKGVTRRKARESLVALGKPAVPSLTRALQNSRLDHLRWEAAKTLGAIGDARAIPSLVKALEDSDPDVAWLAAEALKKFKKVAWPQLLRALIEGGPDSVLMRHGAHHVLRNQREDGFNDLLATLTKALESKTVRVSTPLAADAILKKMKAKS from the coding sequence ATGAGCAAACAAGAATGGACCGGCACAAAATTAGAATCGCTGATGAATATGCTGGCAAGCAAGAAAGGTGTGACTCGCCGGAAAGCAAGGGAATCGTTGGTGGCTCTGGGTAAACCCGCCGTACCTTCCCTCACCCGGGCATTGCAGAATTCCAGGTTGGATCACCTTCGCTGGGAAGCAGCCAAGACACTCGGTGCGATCGGCGATGCGAGAGCAATACCATCCTTGGTAAAAGCACTCGAAGACAGCGACCCGGACGTGGCATGGTTGGCTGCCGAAGCATTGAAAAAATTCAAAAAGGTCGCCTGGCCGCAATTATTACGAGCGTTGATCGAGGGTGGGCCGGATTCTGTCTTGATGCGCCATGGAGCGCACCATGTTCTGCGGAATCAGAGAGAGGATGGATTCAACGATTTGCTTGCAACACTAACAAAGGCATTAGAATCCAAAACGGTTCGGGTATCGACCCCATTAGCAGCAGATGCAATCCTCAAGAAAATGAAGGCAAAATCATGA